Genomic DNA from Spirochaetota bacterium:
AGGTATGACGGGGAGCAGCGAAGCTGTTTTGCCAGCTCGTACTGCTTGATGCGTTTTTCCTTTCTCACACTCCAGAGCTTGTTCTTGAAACTCCGGTTTATGTTCTTCATCTTCTCCCGGTCGACGCTATGTGGAAAAACGATGGCCACCGGCGAATTGAGAAACCGCGCGCACGCCTGCTTGAATTTATCCGTAGGCTCCTGTATCCCCTTTTCAATCTTGCAAAGATATGACGGGGAAACCTTGAGCGCGCGGGCCATGTCGTACTGCTTGATACTTTTTTTTCTTCTCAGGTAAGGGATTATATTTTCCACCAAACGTCCTCCAGGCGGCGATCCCGTATTTGATTTGAATACGGACGCTTTCTCTTTACTCCTTTATATCAAGGTTTACGTTGAACGACATTTCATGAGCGGCCGCATTCCCGGCGAAATCGGCTGCGACTATTTTCAGGGAATTCGACCCGTTATTGTAGGAGACATTTCCTATTTTGTAGTAACCCTTCTCGTCGAATAGATCATGAAATTTATTTCCGGAAATTGTCAATCCATTTTTTGAGTATTCCATAGTGGTGAAATATATTTCCATCACTTTGCGCCCGTTTAAATAAGCAGCCAGGAATTGCGCCCCGAGCCTTTCCCTCCCGCCCATGGAATCCGTGATTTCGATTAATAGCGGATAGTGACGGGTGAGGCGTATGGAAGCCCCCTCCCGCACGGCGGAATACCGGTCCCCGACACGAACGAACACACCCCCGATCGACGGAGGAGTCCTGTCGGGAAGCGCGGGAAGCATTTTTTTCGGATTTATGGACACCCTCTCCACGCGGTTTAGCACTGAAAAATGCAGGTGTGTTCCATATGACCGCCCGGTATTCCCCATTATGCCGAGAGGGTCCCTTTTCCCGTATGCCTCCATGAACGAAGGTTC
This window encodes:
- a CDS encoding M23 family metallopeptidase, with amino-acid sequence MITGRPFRLCMLFLIALNLSFQWPVDNGRVTSVFGESRADHFHDGVDMVSPDGKIYPLDEGDLVYLWDRSMFPLDAYSGGGNYRVLKHGGELYSIYLHLQDEPSFMEAYGKRDPLGIMGNTGRSYGTHLHFSVLNRVERVSINPKKMLPALPDRTPPSIGGVFVRVGDRYSAVREGASIRLTRHYPLLIEITDSMGGRERLGAQFLAAYLNGRKVMEIYFTTMEYSKNGLTISGNKFHDLFDEKGYYKIGNVSYNNGSNSLKIVAADFAGNAAAHEMSFNVNLDIKE
- a CDS encoding helix-turn-helix transcriptional regulator, which produces MENIIPYLRRKKSIKQYDMARALKVSPSYLCKIEKGIQEPTDKFKQACARFLNSPVAIVFPHSVDREKMKNINRSFKNKLWSVRKEKRIKQYELAKQLRCSPSYLSKVEKGLQEPARQFKTMCAKILKTRESELFS